In Alteromonas sp. RKMC-009, the genomic stretch GCTGTCGTGCCACGACAGGGTTTTACAGGCAAGAGTGAAAGTGCAGCTTCGCCGCTATCGTCCTGAATATGAGGAAAAGCCGCCGGAATGTCATCTTTTGCAGTCTGGCAGGTTATCTCTGGACATCAAATCCCATCAGGCAAGGATCGGCGAAAGGGCTCTGCCGCTTACCGCTACGGAATTTATGTTGCTTGCGCATTTTGTCCGTCATCCCAATCAGGTATTCAGCCGTAATCAGCTACTGGAAACAGTGTGGGGTCATCAGCTTGACTGCTATGAACATACCGTGGTGTCACACATCAACCGGTTGCGCAGTAAGCTGGCTGCAGATGAGAGCGTGGCCGCTATGCTGGAAACCGTGAGGGTAGTAGGATACCGCTTTACGCCCCGGCCGCCGGTAAGTAGTCTCCGGCAGCATCGTGCGTCTGCTGACAGATATTCTGCAGCCACGTATTAAGACGTGGCTGCCGGGGCGTGAATATGCTCAGGTTAAAAGCAGTGACGCAGTTCCCAGGAAGGCAAAAATACCCACCACATCGGTAATGGTTGTCAAAATAACGCTGCCGGCCAGCGCAGGGTCGATTTTCAGACGTTTCATGATCATGGGTAAGGTTGCACCGGATAGCGCAGCGGCAATCATGTTGACGAGCATGGCGAAGGCGATAACGAGGCCAAGCATAACATCCTGCTTCCACAGACCTATTACAGAAGCGATAAGTACTGCCCACATTACGCCGTTTAACAGGCCGATTGCCAGCTCTTTATTAACCAGCCACTTTGCGTTGCTGCCATTGACATGGCCCAGTGCCATACCACGGATAACCAGCGTGAGTGTCTGATTACCGGCTACACCACCCATGCTGGGAACGATGGTATTCAGGATAGCAAGCACGGCCATCTGGCTCAGTGTTGCTTCAAATAAGTCGCTGACCGCTGCGGCAAGGAGGGCGGTAACCAGATTCACAGCCAGCCATACGGAGCGGCGCTGGGTAGATTGTAACACCGGCGCGAAAGTATCTTCTTCATCATCCAGACCGGCCATACTCATCATCGAGTGCTCCGCATCCTCGCGGATAATGTCGACTACGTCATCGATGGTAATTCGACCGGCAAGGCGGTTTTTCTCGTCCACAACAGGGGCTGACAACCAGTTGTAACGTTCAAACAGACTGGCAACCTCACCGTCAGGCATATTAACAGGGATCGCTTCGGGATCATCATCCATGACCTCTGACACTTTATCGTCGGGATCCGCAGTCAGCAGGCGTGCTACCGGCACAATGCCCACCAGATTGTCTGTGCGGTTGACCACGTAAAATGTATCCGTGTTTTCCGGTAGATCCCCTTTCAGTCTGAGATAGCGCAACACCACATCAACAGTTACGTCAGGACGCAACGTAATGGTGTCGGTGTTCATGATAAAACCGGCGGTTTCTTCACCGTAAGACAGCGCCTGTTCTGCCCGGTGTCTGTCCTGAGTATCCATGGACTGCAGAATGTCCTGCAATACTTCATCCGGCAGACTGCTTAACGTTTCCGCCAGGTCATCGGTGTCCATTTCTTCAAGGGCATCAACAACCTTCTCAGGCACCATCTTGCTGATAATACCGTTACGTACATCTTCTGACAGTTCTTCTAAAATATCGCCGTGAAAATCGCCGTCTATGAGGTCCCAAAGTTCATCACGGGTCCGGGTCGGGCTGGATTCAAGGATCAGGGCAACATCGCTGGGTGGCAGCTCATGCAGCATTTTGCGCACAGAAACAAAACGGCCGTCATTTAACGCCGCATTCAGAGCCCATAGCTGGCTTTGTGCTGATTTGCTTTCGAGTGCTTCTGCCACGGAAATCCTTTGAGAAACAAACAGGGAGGTAGATAAAGAATACCTTACCCTCCGGAAACTGTCATCGGGAAAGCGGCGTATATCTGCCTGCGAATCGTCACAAACAGTCCGTTTGCACAAATTGTGAGCATCGGGGTGATTTATTGCTGCTGCGCTTCGCTTTGCTCTCTGCGCATCTTTTCAAACAGGGAGGGTTCCCAGGGACGCATCGCCAGCAACATACCAATATGCGTTCGTTCTGAAACCGGTAAAGATGAATCAGCATCGTTTAATTCTGCCGCTTCCGTTGACAGTTGCTTCAGGCGCTTCTCAATGATCCGGATGGATTCCTCTGAATAGCGGCCGCGGATGTATAGCCTGAACAGCCAGGGCTCACCCCGCTTCGGCGCCATGAACTTCACCATAACTTCCTGTTCCATAAACTGTGCTAACGGTCCTCCCGGGATCCAGCGGAAATTCTGGCCAATGCGCAGACGGTACCGGTTGCCGGGCAAAAGTTCTATCAGCCTGAGTTTATCGAGCTTTGCCAGCAGCCTGACACCTTCCAGTGGGTCTATCTCATAATGACCGGTGATATCGTCAAACTGCCATCCGTCCCTTACCAGCACGGCCATAAGCAAAAGCTTCGGGTTAGCCAGTAACTCTTTTTCCTGCTCTTCTGTTAACTGGGACAGGGCGGGCTGTTCCCGTTCGCTGAGTTGAAACAGTTCACTGAGGGTCAGGTCCATCACATCGCAAATTTGTGCCAGTCTCTCCAGAGTAAAGGCTTCCTGTGCAAAACATCTTTTAATGCTTGCCTCACTCAGGTCAAGGCGCTCCGCCAGTGATTTATAAGTAAAACCCCGCTGCTTCAAACTGCGTTTCAGGGTGCCGATGAGTTGCTTAATCTGCTGCATAGTATTAATAAGTGATACTTTTGGTGTTGAAATAGTCTACATCAATTATTTGAGTTTATTAATGTTCTTCTCCGAACTACTGTGAATACACAGTCACTACTGAGGAACTGAAAATGAAACATGGATTGATATCAGGTTTAGCAATACTGACACTGAGTTGCGGTGTAATGGCCGACGACTCAATACAACACAGCGGTCAGGCAAGTAAACACAGTGTGCTTGCAGCAACGGAAAGTGTGCAAACAACAGCATCAGTGGCCAGCGCTGTATCGGTTGCACCGGTCGTGTTAAGTGTGGGAGTGGCAGTGATTGCGGCAGATTCAGCCCACTCCGTTCACCATAGCATTGAGAAAAGCAATAAACCTTTACCGGTGACAAAACGGGTGATTACTGCAGACCCGGCCCCCAACGTGGTGATAAACCAGACTATCGTGACACAGGGGAAAACTCAATGAGGTCCGCGATAGCAATGCTTGCGTGTCTGGCGTTGCCTGTGTTTGCCGGCAGTCAGCAAGAAGCACCCCGCCGGCATGCGCCGGAGGCGATTATAAAGTTTGCAAAGCAAACCGAGCATTATCTGGCTGAGCAGGGAGCCTATGCGGCGATCATTGCGCGGGTTGGACGGGCGTCTGAAGACTTGCCTGAAGGTATTTCATTTACCCATACGGCAATTGCACTGTATTCCGATGTTACGCTGGATGACGGCACGGTAGAGCAGGGGTATGCAATACACAATTTATATCAGCTGGCAGATAAGCCGGGTACAAGCGTACTGAAAACGGATTATCCGGTGGATTTCTTTTGGGGAGCGACGGAGTTAAAAGCCGGCATAATTATTCCCGATTGGGAAGTGCAGCAGAAAATTGTTGCCCTGTATGCGCAGGACAAAGCGAAATTGCTTCACGAACCGGCCTATTCCGTCATAGCGAGTCCGTTTACGGAAGGAAAGCAAAACTGCACTGAGTACACCCTTGATGTGCTGAATGCTGCTATTTACGACACCACTGACAGTCATCGCCTTAAAAACAATACGCAGGCATGGTTTAAAGCACAGCCGGTGAAGGTTAACAAAATGAAGTTGCGGTTAGGCAG encodes the following:
- a CDS encoding response regulator transcription factor translates to MILLTQHDQAQSQRIRKCLEALGHQCVTTLSDPCEAISANQFSLVVLDIVLPGRCGLDVCRQIRRQYPLLPVIIATASQSETDHILALELGADDVVMLSCHDRVLQARVKVQLRRYRPEYEEKPPECHLLQSGRLSLDIKSHQARIGERALPLTATEFMLLAHFVRHPNQVFSRNQLLETVWGHQLDCYEHTVVSHINRLRSKLAADESVAAMLETVRVVGYRFTPRPPVSSLRQHRASADRYSAATY
- the mgtE gene encoding magnesium transporter encodes the protein MAEALESKSAQSQLWALNAALNDGRFVSVRKMLHELPPSDVALILESSPTRTRDELWDLIDGDFHGDILEELSEDVRNGIISKMVPEKVVDALEEMDTDDLAETLSSLPDEVLQDILQSMDTQDRHRAEQALSYGEETAGFIMNTDTITLRPDVTVDVVLRYLRLKGDLPENTDTFYVVNRTDNLVGIVPVARLLTADPDDKVSEVMDDDPEAIPVNMPDGEVASLFERYNWLSAPVVDEKNRLAGRITIDDVVDIIREDAEHSMMSMAGLDDEEDTFAPVLQSTQRRSVWLAVNLVTALLAAAVSDLFEATLSQMAVLAILNTIVPSMGGVAGNQTLTLVIRGMALGHVNGSNAKWLVNKELAIGLLNGVMWAVLIASVIGLWKQDVMLGLVIAFAMLVNMIAAALSGATLPMIMKRLKIDPALAGSVILTTITDVVGIFAFLGTASLLLT
- a CDS encoding helix-turn-helix domain-containing protein codes for the protein MQQIKQLIGTLKRSLKQRGFTYKSLAERLDLSEASIKRCFAQEAFTLERLAQICDVMDLTLSELFQLSEREQPALSQLTEEQEKELLANPKLLLMAVLVRDGWQFDDITGHYEIDPLEGVRLLAKLDKLRLIELLPGNRYRLRIGQNFRWIPGGPLAQFMEQEVMVKFMAPKRGEPWLFRLYIRGRYSEESIRIIEKRLKQLSTEAAELNDADSSLPVSERTHIGMLLAMRPWEPSLFEKMRREQSEAQQQ
- a CDS encoding DUF2145 domain-containing protein, which gives rise to MRSAIAMLACLALPVFAGSQQEAPRRHAPEAIIKFAKQTEHYLAEQGAYAAIIARVGRASEDLPEGISFTHTAIALYSDVTLDDGTVEQGYAIHNLYQLADKPGTSVLKTDYPVDFFWGATELKAGIIIPDWEVQQKIVALYAQDKAKLLHEPAYSVIASPFTEGKQNCTEYTLDVLNAAIYDTTDSHRLKNNTQAWFKAQPVKVNKMKLRLGSWVSSGVSLSDHPGAIQTATFTTIANYLENNQLVAHQTVLYASH